The window AATCAAAAAAATAATGGAAATTTCTTTTTTAAGACCGGAAAAAATTTTACAAGAACTGGATTTAAAAGAAAATATGACTGCCGTTGATTTTGGTTCAGGCAGCGGCGGTTGGGCGATTCCTTTGGCTAAAAAACTGGAAGAAGGAAAAGTTTATGCCATTGATCTCCAGGAAAGCGCTCTTTCGGCTTTAAAAGGAAAAGCCGGCCTTGAAAATGTTCTGAATATTGAAACTGTCCTTTGCGACTTAGAAAGAGCCGAGGGACTGGAATTGATAGGTGATTTTTTTGATTTGGTTTTAATGACCAATCTTCTTTTCCAGCTCAAAGATAAAAACCAGGTTTTAAGAGAAGCCAAGAAAATTTTAAAAAAACAAGGCCAGCTTTTGATAGTTGACTGGAAAGCCGAAATTCCCTTGGGCCCTAAGGAAGGGAAGATTTCCTCCCAGGAGCTTAAAAAAATAACAGAAGGCCTGGGATTTAAATTCAAGAAAGAATTTGAGGCTGGGGATTACCACTATGGTTTGGTCTTTACTAAAATTTAGTTTTTTTTATAATTAGAATAAAGTATGAGGAAAAAAATAATCATTTTTACTGCCATTCTGATAATTACGATTTTTGGCTTGTTTTTTTCAGGAAAAAATTTAGTTTTTGCCGTTGATTTATGTACTGACGCTCTAACGTGCGATACATATTGTTTTAATTCTTGTCGAGAAGATCCTGCTAATCCGGGAAATACGATCGGTTTAAATAGTCCGGCGGGCAGATTTTGCCTTTGCAATCCATGGCATGCCACAACCGTAGATACTTTAATAGAGAGCGTTACCAATTTTATTCTTTATCTTGCCACCGTAGTTTATCCTTTAATGGTAATATTTGCTGCTTTTTTATTTATGACCGCTGCCGGAAATCCCAGTAACATTGAAAAAGCCAAAAGCGTTCTTATTTTTTCTTCTGTTGGTTACGGAATTATTATTTTGGCAAATGCTTTAGTTTATGTTATAAAAAGTGTGATAGGAGGATAATTAAAAAAGGTCGATAAATTAAGAAAAAAAATATAAAAAATTAAAAATAAAAAAATGAAAAAGATTATTGTAAGCTTGATTGCTTTAAGTTTTTTGTTTGGAGTCATAGCGCCGACTTTTGTTTCCGCGATTGGCGAAGATTCGTGCACAATAAGAAAGAACGCTAACCAGATTTTAGGCGCAAACTGTTGTAACGCGGTTGGTACTCCACAAAGCTACGGCACTGTTAATCCTAATTGCGCTAGTAATGCTAATGGAGCTACTTGTTGTTTGTTCAGCAGTATTCTTAATATTACTAACTGGATGTTTTTGCTTTTAATGGTGATAGCAATGTTGTTTATTGTTATAGGAGCAGCCACTATACTGATGTCTGCCGGAGTTGAAGACAAGGTCAAATCAGGCAGAAATTATATTATTTATGCTTTGGTTGGATTAGCAGCCGCCTTGTTATCTTACATGTTGCCCTACCTCATGAAAGCAATGATTGGCGCTTAAGAGCATTGAAAAATAGAATAATTTAGGATATTATTTTAACGTTGCCCTCGTGGCGGAATTGGCATACGCGCAACGCTTAGAACGTTGTTTCCAATAGGAATTGCAGGTTCAAATCCTGCCGAGGGCACCAAAAAATCCCGCAAACGGGATTTTTTGGTAGATTGAAAGCGAATATTTTTTACTTCGTTTTTAGTTTTATTTTTCTTTTTATTTCCCGTTCGATTTTCGGCATCTTAATGGTTAAAATGCCGTTTTTTATTGAGGCCTCCACCCGGGAGTTATCCACTTCTTTTTGCAAAATAACTTCTCTGGAAAAAGGGCCCCAATAGCATTCTTCGATAAAATAATTTCTTTTGGTTTTCCCATCATCGGGTTTTATTCTTTGGCCTTTGATTTCTAGGACATCTTTTTCAATGGAAATTTCCAAGTCATCAATATCAATCCCGGCCACTGCGCTTTGGATAAAAAGTTCGTTTTCGTTTTCAAAAACGTCAATGGTCAGCTTTCCCTCTGATTTTAACCAGTTTCCGTTGTTTTTTATTTCCCCGGTTTTTCTTTTTTTTAAATCTGTTTTATTTTTTTTGAAAAACATAGGCCGATTAATTTAATTTTTATTTTAATTTGCAAGCACTGCTTAATTTTTTTAATTTTTGGAAAGCTAAAAAGATAAAAACAGCGAGCCCGATTAAAATTAAAGCTGGAATCAAAAGCAAAAAGTTATTTAAAGTTTCTATAAATTTAATTATAGAAAAGTTATAAAGGCCGTGCAAGAAGGTAGCCAGGAAAATTCCAAAGAGAATGAGTCTTTTTTTTGGTTTTTTTGAGCGAAAAGAAAGAGCCAGAAAAAAGCCGATGGTTCCCGAGCACAAGGCGTGCAGAAAGGTTGCTCCCAAAAACCTGAAAAGGGATAAAACCATAGTATCCATAATTCTAAAGGGCTGGCCAAAGGGCAGCAAATATAAAATATTTTCTATGGCCGCAAAGCCCAAACCGGCAATTATCATATAAAGCATGGCGTCCAAGGGCTCATCAAACTCCGGGTCGGAAATGGCCGCTTTTTTCACTACTAAGTATTTCATCAGCTCTTCTATCAGGCTGATTCCCAGGAAAATTTGCAAGATTGAAGAAAGAAAAAAAGGCAGCGAAATTATATTCAACC is drawn from Candidatus Nealsonbacteria bacterium and contains these coding sequences:
- a CDS encoding PrsW family intramembrane metalloprotease, which encodes MIYFICFIFGVLPSIVWLLFFLREDVHPESNRMILKVFGYGVLSAFLAALLEINFQLGLNIISLPFFLSSILQIFLGISLIEELMKYLVVKKAAISDPEFDEPLDAMLYMIIAGLGFAAIENILYLLPFGQPFRIMDTMVLSLFRFLGATFLHALCSGTIGFFLALSFRSKKPKKRLILFGIFLATFLHGLYNFSIIKFIETLNNFLLLIPALILIGLAVFIFLAFQKLKKLSSACKLK
- a CDS encoding class I SAM-dependent methyltransferase; protein product: MEISFLRPEKILQELDLKENMTAVDFGSGSGGWAIPLAKKLEEGKVYAIDLQESALSALKGKAGLENVLNIETVLCDLERAEGLELIGDFFDLVLMTNLLFQLKDKNQVLREAKKILKKQGQLLIVDWKAEIPLGPKEGKISSQELKKITEGLGFKFKKEFEAGDYHYGLVFTKI
- a CDS encoding pilin, giving the protein MRKKIIIFTAILIITIFGLFFSGKNLVFAVDLCTDALTCDTYCFNSCREDPANPGNTIGLNSPAGRFCLCNPWHATTVDTLIESVTNFILYLATVVYPLMVIFAAFLFMTAAGNPSNIEKAKSVLIFSSVGYGIIILANALVYVIKSVIGG
- a CDS encoding Hsp20/alpha crystallin family protein, translating into MFFKKNKTDLKKRKTGEIKNNGNWLKSEGKLTIDVFENENELFIQSAVAGIDIDDLEISIEKDVLEIKGQRIKPDDGKTKRNYFIEECYWGPFSREVILQKEVDNSRVEASIKNGILTIKMPKIEREIKRKIKLKTK